Proteins from a single region of Butyrivibrio fibrisolvens:
- a CDS encoding sugar ABC transporter ATP-binding protein translates to MSEVLLHAEDIDKRFGITHAVNHVSLDFYKGEIHALIGENGSGKSTFTSMLTGIYEKGGGTFTLEGKEINPKNQVEANYEGVAIIVQEVGTLSGLTVAENIFLGKEDEFTKKGIKNSKAMNKKAQELLDSYGFNHIKATTLIDTYNFEERKLIEIVKATHFGPKILVVDETTTALGHEGRAELFKVMKKVRDSGNCVIFISHDLEEVIEQSDNISVLRDGVLINTISAKGATPDDLKKLMVGREMSDNYYRTDYGEEISNEVVLRGEHISVRDELDDFNVELHKGEILGIGGLSECGMHEVGKALFGASYDREGTVTLYDGTRINDIPDAISHSIAYASKDRDTESLVINDTIKDNICLPSIENLKRKKILHDKDMTSFAEKFAKQMSTKMESVNQFVSALSGGNKQKVVLARWIGKDSDIIILDSPTRGIDVKVKADIYSMMDEMRKNGKSIIMISEEIMELIGMSDRILTMKDGKVSGEFKRSKELTDEDLIAKMV, encoded by the coding sequence ATGAGCGAAGTACTATTACACGCCGAAGACATAGACAAGCGCTTTGGCATAACACACGCCGTGAATCATGTTTCTTTGGACTTTTACAAAGGCGAGATTCACGCGCTTATAGGAGAGAACGGCTCCGGCAAGTCAACATTCACATCGATGCTTACCGGAATATATGAAAAGGGCGGCGGCACTTTTACCCTTGAGGGAAAAGAAATAAATCCCAAGAACCAGGTAGAAGCCAACTATGAAGGCGTGGCTATCATAGTGCAGGAAGTTGGCACATTGTCAGGACTTACCGTTGCTGAGAATATCTTTTTGGGAAAAGAGGATGAGTTTACCAAAAAAGGCATCAAGAATTCCAAGGCAATGAACAAAAAAGCCCAGGAACTTCTCGACAGCTATGGCTTTAACCACATCAAGGCTACAACCCTTATTGATACCTATAATTTCGAGGAAAGAAAACTTATCGAAATAGTTAAGGCAACCCACTTCGGACCCAAGATCCTCGTTGTCGATGAGACGACCACAGCTCTTGGACATGAAGGAAGAGCCGAGCTTTTCAAAGTTATGAAGAAGGTAAGGGATAGCGGTAACTGCGTTATTTTCATATCCCATGACCTTGAAGAAGTAATAGAACAGTCTGACAACATATCTGTTCTTCGTGACGGGGTTTTGATCAATACAATATCTGCAAAGGGTGCAACACCTGATGACCTCAAAAAGCTCATGGTCGGCCGTGAGATGAGTGATAACTACTACCGCACCGATTATGGCGAAGAGATAAGCAACGAAGTAGTTCTTCGCGGCGAGCATATAAGCGTAAGGGATGAGCTTGATGACTTCAACGTAGAACTTCATAAGGGTGAGATACTCGGAATCGGCGGCCTGTCTGAATGCGGAATGCATGAAGTCGGCAAGGCCCTCTTCGGAGCTTCCTATGATAGAGAAGGCACCGTGACCTTATATGACGGAACCAGGATCAACGACATCCCCGATGCCATAAGCCACTCCATAGCCTATGCATCCAAGGACAGAGACACCGAATCACTCGTTATTAACGACACCATCAAGGACAACATCTGCCTTCCTTCAATAGAGAATCTTAAGAGGAAAAAGATACTTCACGACAAGGACATGACAAGTTTTGCAGAGAAGTTTGCAAAGCAGATGTCTACCAAGATGGAGAGTGTCAACCAGTTCGTGTCAGCTCTTTCCGGTGGTAACAAGCAGAAAGTCGTCCTCGCCAGATGGATCGGCAAGGACTCAGATATCATCATTCTTGACTCACCCACAAGAGGAATCGATGTCAAGGTTAAGGCTGATATCTACTCAATGATGGATGAGATGAGAAAAAATGGTAAGTCCATCATTATGATCTCGGAAGAGATCATGGAACTTATCGGTATGAGCGACAGGATCCTGACAATGAAAGATGGTAAAGTAAGCGGCGAATTCAAACGTTCAAAGGAGCTTACAGATGAAGACCTTATTGCAAAGATGGTTTAA
- a CDS encoding ABC transporter permease gives MSDFAIMNKKGKSDVSFFDKNTLRTAMPFIGFLLICLIFYILTGGKIFAAANIKLLFSQTYMLMIASSGVFMVMTMGGLDFSQGSMLGVCSIVICYLSNYNIVLAMLGGVAVGGLIGLINGYFNVKRKITSFIVTICMMYLLRGVVAYATTKSPVYGVSDIAKYNTLGFNLTFTVIILLVLFVAFTYTGLGNRLKAIGAGETAARFAGIRVERTKMLIYILAGCVTGLAAFINSVKVGSVTSTAGNQLETQIMIALVLGGMPVNGGAKVKFYNIILGVFTYKILASGLVMMGLTSQIQQLLLGIIFLVEVAIFSDRKTGMIVK, from the coding sequence ATGAGCGATTTTGCTATTATGAATAAAAAGGGAAAATCTGATGTTTCCTTCTTTGACAAAAATACATTAAGAACTGCAATGCCCTTCATAGGATTCCTTCTTATCTGCCTTATCTTTTATATACTTACAGGCGGTAAGATATTTGCTGCAGCTAATATAAAACTCCTCTTCAGTCAGACCTACATGCTGATGATAGCATCTTCCGGAGTATTCATGGTAATGACAATGGGCGGACTCGACTTTTCCCAAGGATCAATGCTTGGTGTATGCTCAATCGTCATATGTTACCTCTCCAATTACAACATAGTGCTCGCCATGCTCGGCGGCGTTGCAGTTGGCGGACTTATAGGCCTTATCAACGGATACTTTAACGTTAAGCGCAAGATCACATCATTCATCGTTACTATCTGTATGATGTACCTGCTGCGCGGCGTTGTAGCATATGCAACCACCAAGTCTCCTGTATATGGCGTAAGCGATATCGCCAAGTACAACACACTTGGATTTAACCTCACATTTACAGTGATCATCCTCCTGGTACTCTTTGTAGCCTTCACCTACACAGGACTTGGCAACAGACTTAAAGCCATCGGCGCAGGCGAAACCGCCGCAAGATTCGCGGGGATCAGAGTTGAAAGAACCAAGATGCTCATCTACATTCTTGCTGGCTGCGTAACAGGACTTGCAGCATTCATCAACTCAGTAAAAGTCGGTTCCGTAACATCAACAGCCGGTAACCAGCTTGAAACCCAGATCATGATTGCCCTAGTCCTCGGTGGAATGCCCGTAAACGGCGGCGCCAAAGTTAAATTCTACAACATCATCCTGGGCGTATTCACATACAAGATCCTTGCCTCAGGTCTTGTAATGATGGGCCTCACCTCCCAGATCCAGCAGCTCCTCCTCGGAATCATCTTCCTCGTAGAAGTTGCAATCTTCTCAGATCGTAAAACAGGCATGATAGTGAAGTAA
- a CDS encoding DUF1284 domain-containing protein — MSKCLRPHHGMCFQFYEGKGYSADFTDHMGMVIREFEENPSQKIVLQVETDIVCKNCPNNESGVCNSKDKVERYDRSVLDACRLSEGTEISYEDFLKKVRELIIATGKREDICGDCSWDYICRNKNVTRNL, encoded by the coding sequence ATGAGTAAGTGCTTAAGACCCCATCATGGCATGTGTTTTCAGTTCTACGAGGGCAAAGGCTATAGTGCTGACTTCACAGACCATATGGGAATGGTAATACGAGAATTTGAGGAAAATCCTTCACAAAAGATAGTACTGCAAGTTGAGACGGATATTGTATGCAAGAATTGCCCTAATAATGAATCTGGCGTCTGCAATAGCAAAGATAAAGTAGAACGGTACGACCGCAGCGTTCTGGATGCATGCAGGCTTAGCGAAGGAACCGAGATCTCATATGAAGACTTTCTGAAAAAAGTCCGAGAGCTTATTATCGCGACTGGCAAACGAGAAGACATATGCGGAGATTGCAGCTGGGATTACATTTGCAGAAATAAGAACGTTACTAGAAATCTGTGA
- a CDS encoding WYL domain-containing protein, with amino-acid sequence MYGTGTKKMLNMLILNILKDYSDDEHRLQQQDIIDLLDTNYGISCERRAIKNNIVSLQEMGYDIDYNKGYYLKTRDFTDAELRLLIDSIFSSNAITDKEAHQLVKKLEKYSNKYFKAHVSHIHSASSGKNAENQKVMESIAAIDTAISKGKKISFSYLQYGVDFKLHPKRDIRYVVSPYQMINNKGKYFLIGNYDAYDDISHYRLDRITDVEVLTDPRKPMKSIKGLENGLNIAEYISEHVYMFAGESEHIKLRVHEKLMDTLIDNFGKDFRVKLGEGNDIIVDLKCNPDAFFYWVMQYGQHAEVLEPESMRMRIKKASEAIFKKYK; translated from the coding sequence ATGTACGGAACAGGTACAAAGAAAATGCTAAACATGCTCATTTTGAACATTCTTAAGGATTATTCAGACGATGAACATAGATTACAGCAGCAGGATATCATAGACCTTTTGGATACCAATTATGGTATAAGCTGCGAGAGACGTGCAATAAAAAATAATATAGTGTCTCTCCAGGAAATGGGGTACGACATTGATTATAACAAAGGCTATTATCTCAAAACTAGGGATTTTACAGATGCTGAATTGCGTCTTTTGATAGACAGCATTTTTTCATCGAATGCAATCACAGATAAAGAAGCTCATCAACTGGTAAAAAAACTTGAGAAATACTCAAATAAGTATTTTAAAGCCCATGTTTCTCATATTCACAGTGCTTCCAGTGGCAAAAATGCAGAAAACCAAAAGGTTATGGAATCAATTGCTGCTATAGATACGGCTATATCAAAAGGAAAAAAGATTAGTTTTTCATATTTACAATATGGTGTTGATTTTAAGCTCCATCCAAAGAGAGATATCAGATATGTGGTTAGCCCATATCAGATGATAAACAACAAAGGAAAATATTTCCTTATTGGCAATTATGACGCTTATGATGATATTTCACACTACAGGCTAGATAGAATAACAGATGTTGAAGTTCTTACAGATCCACGTAAGCCTATGAAATCTATTAAGGGACTTGAGAATGGACTAAATATAGCCGAATACATTTCCGAGCATGTTTATATGTTCGCAGGTGAAAGTGAACATATAAAACTACGTGTCCATGAGAAATTGATGGATACACTTATCGATAACTTTGGAAAAGACTTTCGAGTAAAGCTTGGAGAAGGTAACGACATAATTGTTGATCTTAAGTGTAATCCCGATGCTTTCTTCTATTGGGTAATGCAGTATGGACAGCATGCAGAGGTATTAGAGCCGGAAAGCATGAGAATGCGGATAAAGAAGGCTTCAGAAGCGATTTTTAAGAAGTATAAATAA
- a CDS encoding MBL fold metallo-hydrolase produces the protein MNDEKKIRVIPHRGMRQIGGVCTEIATDEARILFDFGSPLEDEGDQKPLSIEGVTKGDMDCDAVFLTHYHGDHVGEVPRIKAGIPVYMQKTARKILQAQQEHMQRHGAVVWADGAKDLEYGVPVIIKDLKITPIESDHSAIDSLMFLVEGHGKRILLTGDYRMHGFRTEHMEKTFREMGHIDLMITEGTNLTKDYKGIYKNEKDIEKKFKELKEQYKYVFLFTSSSNIDRIASFSRQVPDGQYVVADDYQKRIQEIADKEREKELKSHKVLYYSNSLDKKMENGGFGMVVRSGGVFRKIVKKYFEQYPGDTIMIYSMWSGYRSLDGVKEILEIAKNVETVHVSGHITKEDLEHVIDIVGPEKLMIHHTLSNDDQEKRIMIPIGTELVCAKDGTTIEL, from the coding sequence ATGAATGATGAAAAGAAGATAAGAGTAATACCCCATAGAGGAATGAGGCAGATTGGTGGCGTTTGCACAGAAATTGCAACTGACGAGGCTAGAATTCTTTTTGATTTTGGTTCACCACTTGAAGATGAAGGCGACCAAAAGCCTTTGAGTATCGAAGGAGTAACTAAGGGCGATATGGATTGTGATGCGGTCTTCTTGACACATTATCACGGTGATCATGTAGGAGAAGTACCACGTATTAAAGCCGGAATCCCTGTATATATGCAAAAGACCGCCAGAAAGATTCTTCAGGCGCAGCAAGAGCATATGCAACGTCATGGTGCTGTGGTCTGGGCTGATGGAGCCAAGGATTTGGAATATGGTGTTCCAGTTATTATAAAAGATCTTAAGATTACCCCGATTGAATCTGATCATTCTGCTATTGATTCCTTAATGTTCCTTGTTGAGGGGCATGGTAAACGAATTCTTCTTACCGGAGATTACAGAATGCACGGCTTCCGCACTGAGCATATGGAAAAGACCTTCAGGGAAATGGGCCATATTGACCTTATGATTACCGAAGGCACAAATCTCACTAAGGACTATAAAGGCATTTATAAAAATGAAAAGGACATTGAAAAGAAGTTTAAGGAGTTAAAAGAACAGTATAAGTATGTATTTTTATTTACATCATCCTCAAATATAGATAGAATAGCATCATTTTCAAGACAGGTTCCGGATGGACAATATGTTGTTGCTGATGATTATCAGAAGAGAATACAGGAAATTGCTGATAAAGAACGAGAAAAAGAGTTAAAGTCACACAAGGTGCTGTACTATAGTAATTCTCTAGATAAGAAGATGGAAAATGGCGGATTTGGCATGGTAGTCAGATCAGGGGGTGTATTCCGTAAGATTGTTAAGAAATATTTTGAACAGTACCCAGGTGATACTATTATGATTTATTCCATGTGGAGCGGCTATAGGTCATTGGATGGAGTTAAAGAGATCCTTGAAATTGCAAAAAATGTAGAGACTGTTCATGTTTCAGGGCATATAACAAAAGAGGATCTGGAACATGTGATAGATATTGTTGGGCCGGAGAAACTTATGATTCATCATACTTTGTCGAATGATGATCAGGAAAAGAGAATCATGATACCAATAGGAACAGAATTAGTGTGCGCTAAGGATGGGACTACAATAGAGTTGTAG